In Streptomyces durocortorensis, a genomic segment contains:
- a CDS encoding SIR2 family NAD-dependent protein deacylase yields MTLVAILSGAGISTDSGIPDYRGPSGVWRKDPEAEKLVRYDFYMADPEIRRRSWQMRRTSSAWNAEPNAAHRAVVELERSGTPVRVITQNVDGLHQRAGLPDRKVLELHGTAREVVCTRCHARSSMAEALERVEAGEPDPGCTVCGGILKSATVMFGERLDPKVLADAMTIAKACEVFVAVGTTLQVQPAASLAGIAAEHGARLIVVNAEPTPYDELAVEVVREPIGTALPKLLAGLAGPAGG; encoded by the coding sequence ATGACCCTTGTCGCGATCCTCAGTGGTGCCGGTATCTCCACGGACTCCGGCATCCCCGACTACCGGGGGCCCAGCGGGGTGTGGCGGAAGGATCCGGAGGCGGAGAAGCTCGTCCGTTACGACTTCTACATGGCCGATCCGGAGATCCGCCGCCGCTCCTGGCAGATGCGCCGCACCAGCTCCGCCTGGAACGCCGAGCCGAACGCGGCCCATCGGGCGGTGGTGGAGCTGGAGCGGTCCGGCACCCCGGTCCGGGTGATCACGCAGAACGTCGACGGGCTGCACCAGCGGGCCGGACTGCCCGACCGCAAGGTGCTCGAACTCCACGGCACGGCACGCGAGGTGGTCTGTACGCGCTGCCACGCCCGGTCCTCGATGGCCGAGGCCCTGGAGCGGGTCGAGGCGGGCGAGCCGGACCCGGGGTGCACAGTGTGCGGCGGGATTCTGAAGTCGGCGACGGTGATGTTCGGCGAGCGACTGGACCCGAAGGTGCTGGCCGACGCCATGACGATCGCCAAGGCGTGCGAGGTGTTCGTGGCGGTCGGTACGACGCTCCAGGTGCAGCCCGCGGCCTCGCTCGCCGGGATCGCGGCGGAGCACGGGGCCCGGCTGATCGTGGTGAACGCGGAGCCCACCCCGTACGACGAACTCGCCGTCGAGGTCGTCCGGGAGCCGATCGGTACGGCGCTGCCGAAGCTGCTGGCGGGGCTGGCCGGGCCGGCCGGCGGCTG
- a CDS encoding NUDIX hydrolase — protein sequence MTTADADYAAYIAGLPRVLAGAACLFRDEEGRVLLVEPNYRKGWALPGGTVESETGESPRQGARRETSEEIGLDVTPGRLLAVDWVRGAGRPPIVAYVYDGGVLAPERFAAIRLQEEELLSWKLVAPGELGGYLLGPLEQRVRAALDVVVSGGGTVELEDGEPVT from the coding sequence GTGACCACTGCCGATGCCGACTACGCCGCGTACATCGCCGGACTCCCCCGGGTCCTCGCCGGTGCCGCATGCCTCTTCCGCGACGAGGAGGGCCGGGTCCTGCTCGTCGAGCCGAACTACCGCAAGGGCTGGGCGCTGCCCGGCGGAACGGTCGAGTCGGAGACGGGCGAGAGCCCCCGGCAGGGTGCTCGGCGCGAGACGTCGGAGGAGATCGGGCTCGACGTGACACCGGGCCGGCTGCTCGCCGTCGACTGGGTGCGCGGCGCCGGCCGCCCGCCGATCGTGGCGTACGTGTACGACGGCGGGGTGCTCGCCCCCGAGCGGTTCGCGGCGATCCGGCTCCAGGAGGAGGAGCTGCTCTCCTGGAAGCTCGTCGCCCCGGGAGAGCTCGGCGGCTATCTGCTGGGTCCGCTGGAGCAGCGGGTGCGGGCGGCGCTGGACGTGGTGGTGTCCGGCGGCGGCACGGTGGAGCTGGAGGACGGAGAGCCGGTCACGTAG